ATTCAACCATTCTAATTCCTCCTAAATCAAAAGCTCATAAGCTTTCGTTCGTAGTATAAATTCGTACCTATAAAATCTGCTAATGTTTTTTTCTAGGCACGAGGATGAAATGTTCGATAATTTTTTTGTAAGCTTTCTTTTGTTACATGGGCATAAATTTGAGTTGTCGATAGATCAGAATGCCCTAAAAGTTCCTGAACTGTTCTCATATCAGCGCCATTATTCAGCAAATGAGTAGCAAAGGTATGCCGCAGCATATGAGGATGAATGTCTCCATTCAATGAACTTTTCTTGATCAATTGGTTCAATACATATTCGATCCCTGTTGATGTGATCTGATCTCCATGATGATTGACAAAAATGAATGCATGCTCTTTCCCGTGTTTTTCCATTAAAATTTTTCTACCATGTTCAAGATACTCTTTTAATGCATCTTGAGCGAATGAGCCAAAAGGGACATAACGATCTTTGTTTCCTTTCCCATGAATCAATAAAACATTGGCAGAAAAATCCACAGACTGAAGCGTTAGGTTAGCGCATTCACTCACACGGATCCCTGTTCCATATAAAATTTCAAGAAGTGCCTGATTTCTTAAGTCCAGTGGTTTTGTCCCTTTGACACTCTCAAAAAGTGCATCCATTTCTTTTTCATAAAAGAAGCGAGGCAGTCTTAGTTGCTTTTTTTTCATGTGAACATAAGAAAATGGATTCTCTTTGATTACTTCATTTTTAAGTAAAAATTGATAGAATGATCGTAAACTAGCAATTTTTCTACTGATCGAATTACGACTATATTTTTTGTCATAAAGAAAACTCAGGTATGTACGTATATCTAAATGATCAACAGTTAAATAATCAGCATCGCCTGAATTTTTCAGGAATTCAAAAAAGTTTTGGATGTCTTCTTCGTAGGCAATCCGAGTTTTTTCAGAGTAACCACGTTCAACGATTAAATAAGTTAAAAACATCTCCGGCCAGCTTTTTTGCTGCATAATCTTCCCTCCATCAAATTACAAGGTAACTTTAGCATAACCATTTTGAAAAAACAAATGAATTGTCAGAATTTAATTAATATTTTCAAATTTAGTAACAATTTATTCATATTTGAAGAAAAATAACGCATGTTTTATAAGGGAAATCTAATCTGAGTTAAGGCGAAACACAAATAAAAAGCTAAGGTCAAGGATACTTAGATCCGAGCTACCTTAGCTTTCAGTTATTAATCTACAAGATCAAATTTTTGTTGCGTCTCAGCCAATTTTGTTAATGCTCTATTGGCGATAGCTTCATAACGTTCTTTTTTATCCCGAATGCGTTCAGGCATTTCAGGAAAAAGACCGAAGTTTGCATTCATTGGTTGGAAATGTTTGCCTTCTGCATGAGTAATATAATAAGCCATACTACCAAGTGTCGTTTCTCGTGGGAAAATAATTAGCTCTTCTCCTTTAGCTAATCGCGCTGCATTGATTCCTGCCAATAAACCGCTAGCTGCACTCTCAACATACCCTTCCACACCAGTCATTTGACCTGCGAAAAACAGGTTCTCTCTCTTTTGCGATTGATAAGTCGGTTTTAAGAGCTCTGGTGAATTCATAAAACTGTTTCGATGCATCACACCATATCGCACAAACTCAGCATTCTCCAACCCTGGAATCATTTGGAAAACACGCTTTTGTTCGCCCCATTTTAAATGGGTTTGAAATCCAACTAAATTGTATAAAGACGCCGCTGCATTGTCTTGGCGTAATTGGATCACTGCATATGGACGTTTTCCTGTCTTAGGATCTTCGAGTCCAACAGGTTTTAGTGGTCCGAAAAGCATTGTTTTGATTCCACGTTTAGCCATTACTTCGATCGGCATACACCCTTCAAAGAACTTTTCTTTTTCGAATGTTTTTAAAGGAACGACTTCAGCAGAAATCAAGGCTTCATAAAACGCAGTGAATTCTTCTTCTGTCATCGGACAGTTTAGATAAGCTGCCTCTCCTTTATCATAACGTGATTTTAAGTAAACTTTGTCCATATCGATCGTTGCTTTGTCAACAATAGGAGCAGCTGCATCATAAAAATAGAACCCATCCGAGCCATTGAATTCTTTGATT
This sequence is a window from Enterococcus wangshanyuanii. Protein-coding genes within it:
- the xerC gene encoding tyrosine recombinase XerC, with protein sequence MQQKSWPEMFLTYLIVERGYSEKTRIAYEEDIQNFFEFLKNSGDADYLTVDHLDIRTYLSFLYDKKYSRNSISRKIASLRSFYQFLLKNEVIKENPFSYVHMKKKQLRLPRFFYEKEMDALFESVKGTKPLDLRNQALLEILYGTGIRVSECANLTLQSVDFSANVLLIHGKGNKDRYVPFGSFAQDALKEYLEHGRKILMEKHGKEHAFIFVNHHGDQITSTGIEYVLNQLIKKSSLNGDIHPHMLRHTFATHLLNNGADMRTVQELLGHSDLSTTQIYAHVTKESLQKNYRTFHPRA
- the trmFO gene encoding FADH(2)-oxidizing methylenetetrahydrofolate--tRNA-(uracil(54)-C(5))-methyltransferase TrmFO, whose amino-acid sequence is MTTTSVTVIGAGLAGSEAAWQVAQAGVPVTLYEMRPVKKTPAHQTEKFAELVCSNSLRGNNLTNAVGVLKEEMRRLDSIIINSADLTAVPAGGALAVDRDTFSQEITDRIKNHPLITVKNEEITALPEGIVIVATGPLTSEALADQIKEFNGSDGFYFYDAAAPIVDKATIDMDKVYLKSRYDKGEAAYLNCPMTEEEFTAFYEALISAEVVPLKTFEKEKFFEGCMPIEVMAKRGIKTMLFGPLKPVGLEDPKTGKRPYAVIQLRQDNAAASLYNLVGFQTHLKWGEQKRVFQMIPGLENAEFVRYGVMHRNSFMNSPELLKPTYQSQKRENLFFAGQMTGVEGYVESAASGLLAGINAARLAKGEELIIFPRETTLGSMAYYITHAEGKHFQPMNANFGLFPEMPERIRDKKERYEAIANRALTKLAETQQKFDLVD